The DNA window atactCCCCTTCTACCATGTTGCTCTTACTTCTTATCttctattttatatatatatatatatatatatatatatatatatatatatatatatatatatacaaaaaatggaaatacagtatatatatatatatatatatacacaaaaaatggtaatacagtatatatatatatatatatatatattatgaaaGGTGCTGTACACATAAGTAAAGTCTGAGATTGGGTTTTGCTAAACGTGTCCACATTTTAGGATGCATCTGTAGGTCAAAGTTCAGGATAAATGCTACATTTCTGCAGAGGGCCTTTACTGCCCCAGACTTTATAGGGCAGGAAAGACGGGCCTCATTTTAACGATGCTatggtaccccccccccccccccccccccccccggattcCGGGCCCCCCCCGTACCTCCAGCGCCTTAGTGCTCCGCACCCCGAAGCAGCCGGGGGACTTGTTCTTGGCGACCGGGCTCTTCTGCGATTCGGCAATCTTGACGACGTACTTCTGAGGAAGCTCCGCCTCCATCTGGTACGTGAGGTTGTGCAGAATGCAGACGCAGTTCTCCGTGGACTGGGGGACGAGGAgccggacagacagacagacggaggggcggacagacaggcaaacagaaagacagagagacaggcagacagacagacaggcagacaggtggGTAGAGAGATAGGcaagcagacagagacagacagacataaagTTTATTGTCCCCAatgaagaaattatttttcacaatcgGTGCCAAAACATGAAGATACTGAATCATAGAGAACATgctgaattataaaaaaaatgtactctctcacagaaacaaaGTGCCGACAGATATTGGATAAGTTTTGGCTTTGAATCAATGCAATACCTCCAGTGGCTagagcctttaaaaaaatgagaatacACCTATGAGCAATCtgtaaatgaatacaataataaaggATTTCTCAGGAGAGCAAGGAAGGTCATGCGTTACTTTAGAGACATGGTTTACATGAGTGTACTCGCCTGTAATTAGCTTCAGTTCTATAGCATGACTTAGCTGGGATTTCTGAGTCATTGTAACTGTACATGTTTTTCGCATTCGTTTGGATTATTCCCGCCTGTGTGGAATTTTATAAAAAAGAATCAGATACTGTTTCTTGACAGATTACTCCTGTCAGACCGAACTGCCACAGTCTTTGTCAGGATTATAAGATAAGCAGATCTATTTTAATCTGCTGTTTGTGACGGGACACTTCGCTCACCTTGTCGTCAGGTATGTAGTCTGCGATGGAGCCGCGGATGTAGTGCACGAGAGAGTCGATGAGCGTGTCGCACTCCCGCATGATCTTACGCCCGTCCGGCCCTGACGAACTCATGTTCCTgcgatatttaaaaataacaacaaaaaaaggagtcAAGTCAGCCAGtactgtggcagccatacatgcccccACCACAACATTTCACAGATGACGAGGGGTCCTTTGGATCTTGAGCAGTCCCTTTTGGGCCAGTGTCCACACTTTGCCTCGGCattccacaagacctttttctcCAAACTCAGCAGGCTGTTTTAGATCCTATTTAGCAAACTACTTTTGCAGCTGACTCGTGGTTTGCACCCTGCAGtttagcctctgtagttctgttcttgAAGTCCTCTGTGGACAGTAGGCACAGACCAGACCTGtgtcaaatacacatttgtttcggatttaaatacttttctgtgctttattgatcttgcctggtgtaattgagcctgtcaatatgaccagaaagtggggtttgcactttttgagagtatttaattgattccaatacaccagacaagatcagtaaagcacagaaaagtatttgaatccaaaacaaatacgtatttgacccaggtctgtcactgacacatccgCACCAAACTGCCCCCTGAAGAGTGTTTTTGttctgtcggacaggtgtttgagggtttttcttcattatggtgagaatatTTTGGTAATATCAGTTATAGAGGTCTTCCTAGCCAGTGTGTAATGCAAAGTGTGTCCATTTTAATGCGTCCGCGTCTGTCCCCCCACTACAGACCCTGGGAATGTGTTCATCCACAGCGTCCCGTCACAGTACGAGATTTCCCGACTCGGTACGCGGTTCTATTTCCCACTAAATCTCCCATCTCTGCCCTCAGGGCCTGTTTGTGAAGCAGGTCTTATGACTCACAACCTTTCAACTGCGACCGTCTCTCGGCGAAGCTAAAAACACTCCAGGGCCTGAGGAGCTCTTCAGCTACCACCACGTTTTTCAAGCGCACTAAATGACACTCATTTGTAATCCTTAACTGCACTCCCTGCCGtcccctccgctcccccccccctccactccactccactccactccactccactctactccactccccttccctccccgcTCACCAGCCTACACCCACAGAAAGAGCACTGCatctctcacccctcccccccccccccttgtgggCGGTGCATTTCAGGATTGAGCCACCCAGAAGACCACAGTGTTCACGTTTGAGGGGCAAGACCCTAATGCCTGCCTAATGGTACTGTTCTTTATTTTCCCACCGATATGATCACCTTTTCTCCAGAGTCAACACCTGCCACTCCCCTATAGGCACAAGCCCAGGCCCTAAAGGGGGTTTCTCATGACAaactgcattctgggtaagTCGTGACTCACCTCAACAGGAAACTGCCATGCCTAATATATATTACTTGTGAAACCACATTTAAAGCTTAGACAGCTTATCAGCCGGTAGGGATCTGTGAACAGATTGTTTTTCAGGTTATTCCAGAAAACTACCCATTGAATGATCGATGGAATAATCAATTAGCAATTCTCcgaaaatggtaaatggactgcatttatatagcgcttttatccaaagtgctttacaattgttgcctctcaatcaccagagcagttaggggttaggggttaggtgtcttgctcagggacacttcgacacgcccagacacaccctccgactgccagataaccgctcttacctcctgagctatgtcgccccctatgtCGAATGCTCAGAGCCCTTCAAAGCACAGTTATTGTTTTAGAACTTGTTCTAGAACTTATGCAAGTTATTGTActtcatttgattttattttataggacattattattattattattattatttaattttatttatttccattttgggATAAAATCTGCAGTCATATCCTTGAACTACATTGGCTATTGGcgatgtgtgactgtgttttatGCGATGCTGTGTATTACACGTGAATTGTGTGACTGTTTTATGAGATGGTGAGTATTGCATGGttgtgacaggaaaaaaaaactggagggaAAGATTGTAGCATATCGCCAAGAGCTGCATAGCCCTGCAAAATACTGCCCTTAACGATGACCAGGCCAGACGTGAAAAATGTCTCATCAAAAATTCAAACAGTGTCACCGACTTCCTCCATGGCGAGCCGTTTTGTGTGTCAGGCATCAGGAAATAAAGGGCAGTTAATTATTGATTCTACAAGGTTCTCGGCTGTCGGGTTGCCAGGTAACCACATCTCACAACAAAGATGCGTTCATCTGAAGCCAGGAGGCTTGGCTTGGGGCCAGGTTTCCAACTCTGACGGGCTGCTTAGTCAAAACAGAGGATGACACTCCAGTACACCATCGTCATGGTGATAACCCTTGGCCTTTCTCCCCAAAAAGGAGGACATGACCACGAAAATTGTTTACAAGAGTATCAGGAGCAGAGGAAACGCACTGCCCAAaatcaacacaaaaaacagccgTTTCTGCGAAATGGTAAAACATAGACACATGTAAATACCACGGAAATATAAGCTGTTAGCACTTAGGTTTCACATTTGTCTTCTGATTGCAAATACAAACGGCAGACGTATGTAGCAAAAATAACTACCGTTCCCATACttctggagggcactgtacataCACTGCCTTCAAATAAAGGAATGAAGGAATACAGTCATTTTTGGAGGATGAGCGTAAGAATCTAGGCCTGAATGGCTGAAATGGCGGTCCTTGAATCCCAGTGGTGTTTGCAGATGGGAACATTTCGCACGGCCTTGTGGGAAATGGAGTCATGGTGTGACATTGCCGttgtgtggggggagggtcCGAATGCTCAGAGCCCTTCAAAGCACAGCTGGCCTGATATTCCTCCGCTCCCTCCCACCGCTATTCATAGTCCAGCACGCCAGGCCTCCTGTCCACAAACACCACGCCGGGGTTCTCATCTGGAATTTCTCAGAGCGCAGGATTACGCTTGAGAAGCAAGGGCGACGGCAGTAACAGTCTTCCGGGTAAAACACTAAACAGGATCTGTTGAGGGTCTGATCTCGGGCTTGAGATATGCAGGATTAAGTTGAATTTCTGCAGAAGCTGCCGGCTTTTATTCCCCCTCCACAGGCGACCAGGCCCAGCCGCCGTAAGCGGAGAGATGTGACTAACGTGTGTGCTTAAGGGCGAGGCTCCTCAGGAAGGAAGGTGATTGAATTCCAACTACTTCTGAGATATAAAGAAAACCTGGCTTGAAACTTGCAGGACTGAGACAACACAGCCTTTGTTCCCACGGAAGGTGCAGCAAACAGGTCAATCGGCCAGTATGTGGACCTAATGCTTATGGAAGAGCATGCCACACATTTGccctcttttctgttttttttctgctattAAATCACCACACAGCAGCCATTATGTGAGAGCCAAATGACCTTTGTTCTTTTTGATTTGGCAGTACAGCCTTCTTCCACAGAACTTTATCCAGATATGACTCAGTGTATCATGAATAACTTTTCCAGTTGCCCCAagattattttccaaaaagtccCCATTTGCGATAACTTAATGTAACAACCCCATCTGCTGCACCAGTCCAATATCTCTCTGATGTCTGACTCACTTgttatccaccccccccccccccacccccccattctgTGTTGTCACGCCCGTATTTGAAACAATGGCCATTCGTAACGGTTCTATGATATGATTGGCAGGGTGTGTGCCCGGAGGAACAAAGGAGGCTTTAATAaacccacagtgtgtgtgtcaccatTCCCTTTCATCCACCGACGCGCTCGAGGAAAGGACCCACCGTCTCCTCCGCCGTCTGTCTGAAACACCGAAGCCGAGTCTTcagcctgcacctgtctctcaGAGGTGCAGAGAAACCATTTGTGAAATGACGCAGTACGCGCCGAGCCAGCCCGCGCGCCGTACCGAAACAGCGAGCGACGGTCCGGGGTTCGGGCACGTTCCTGCGCTCGGCAGCTGTGCAGGTCTGAACACGGCTTTTTCAGCGACACTTGGCGTGAAAATTTACGGTCACAGccaaaagattaaaaaatttcTCCGGAAAACGAATTGTACAAAACGACATGCTGAAATGAATACAAGTTCCTACTTTGCGGACTGAATATAGAAGGAAAATAAGAgatttcagacaaaatggccAGATTAAATGGTGGTTAAAAGGCAGCAGAGTCTTCTCCCCTCAGCCTGCGCAGACGAGGCTTTCTCCAGGCCCTTCTCTGGATTTGGGCTCATCCCTCTGACCCTCTCCAGCTCCAGAGTGTGCTCCATTCTCCAAACGCGCACATGACACACACTCCCGCCGGCCAGACTCTACAGGCCAGTCCGCTGCATCGTAGTGGGACCGCAGCCGTGGGTGCAGAACGGGCGCTACCTGGGCTCACATTTACACACCTGCTTAAGTGCACGGAAGAGTTGAGAACCTAACGGTGGCAAATAAAATGTTCCATGTTCtttgtgaataaaatatatggGAGGAAATGTGCTTAAACGTGTCTGAGTGTGCTTATCTCTGTCTAACATGGGACACGCCCTCAGACTTCACCCACAGGCACAGCCAGGTCCCCTGCACTTGGAATTAAGCtgtcaatgcacacacactcgtagGGCCTAACCCAAGTCAGAATATGCCCCAATATGCATCGTCTTTGACTGGGAAATAATACAGCAGAAttcagtgtattattattattaggtgaGTGTGAGCTGTGTAGATCCCCATTGATGAGGctatgtgtctttttttcttttttttttctaatcggTGTTTGTGCAGTAACTTTACATGATATTTGAATACTATTATTAGAAtgctggacaaatcctggttcaaatttaatgacaataccaccaaagTATTCTGCATAGTTTTTGTCTGAGCGATGTCTAGGcgggtttccaaaaaggccatttggagatTCCAAAAGGACAGTAGGCAACCAAGTGATATTATGGGTCTTTAAAGGTGTAGAATACAATACATTGTGTACTACGTGCTTGTGGAAGAAGAGtgctttccccctgcctgtcaccctccctctccctctccaccttcctgTCCTTGCTCGACCCTTGTCACCATGAACACAGGCCGGCGTGACCTGAAGGGTAATCACGAATGCAGATGAACGAAGCCAGTGTCTAATAACAATGCTGTTATGGTTCACCAAAGAAGGCACTGTTTGGTGCCATCCTGATGTGAGGACTGAAATACTATGTACCTGGAGTCTCTTATAAGGTAACTATACTCTTGCCACCTCATTTTCACCTCATGTTTCCTTTCCCCTAATGGAAGAGCAGCAGAGGTAATCATAAGCATTAAAGCGGCTTCCCCCTTCATTATTCTTAAGAGTGAAATGATGCTGGTAATGTCTCTGGAAGCGCGTACATTGGCTAAAAATGTAAGCgaacaaaagaaaatttgtGAACGTTCTGCAAATTCGCACAAGTGAAAGCAGCTGGAGGGCGTAGGCGGCAGCTCTGAGGGCCACTCACCGCAGGCAGCCAGTGGCGTTGAAGAAGGTGTCCGGGTCGGCCAGCATGTCGTCTTTGGGGTTCTCCCCCTCGTAGATGCCGGAGCAGGGAATCAGAACGGACTTAGTGAGGGTCTGCGGGGCCTCTTTGGCGAGGTACTCCTTCAGGATGTCATTAGAGGACAGGTTCCAAAGGAGCcctaggggggagggggggggacagaatcAATGGCTAGAACACCACAGGCCCAACCAGTCTTCATAAAACACTCAGAGCTACAATCATGTCCTGACAGTTCCTACTCACTGCTCACTTGTTTGTGATCTGTCTTTTTGGACAAATGATCTCACGAATGAAAtgtcttttggatgagacgttaaacggaggtcctgactcactgcggTCATTAAACACCCCACGGCACTTGCTGCAGAGAGTCaagggttccccggtgtcctggctacaTTCCCAGCCTGGGTTTCACAACCTGCCACcaaatcatcccctgatttaattggcaaaGACAAGAGAAAAACTTCTCTCCCACTcgacctcagctgatgtgttgtgagcgttctggtgcaaaatggctgccgtacatcacccaggtgggtgcagATAACCTCTGAGGGAGAGATGAGCCCAGGTACCCTACCTTCACCACCCTGCACTCATCAAGCTTCTCCGCAGAtgccccaccctctccccccttctccagtgtcccgccctctccccccttctccgcAGAtgtcccaccctctccccccttctccagtgtcccgccctctccccccttctccagTGTCCCGCCCCTCTCTACTAACCAGTGAGCTGCTTGCGGATCTCGATGCTGCGGTTCGTGTTCAGGAGCTGCAGGGCGACGGGGATTCCGCTGTTATCCTTCACCTCCACCTTGTTGTCGTTGCTCTCGAAAACGACGTTTCGCAGGGCGCCGGCGGCGGCCGCCTGCAGCTGCTCGTTGTCGACCTTCAGCAGGCCGATGAGCTTGGGGACGCCGTGCAGGTAGAACACCTGCGGGCGCGGGCGACGGAAGACTTTCACTCAAAACCGCAAAACATGCCGCACATTCTGTCACCTTCTAATTTCAAGTACTGGCTTCATGCCACCGGAAAACATGTTGTTCCTGCTCGTTTTTTCAGCCGTGCAGCGTAAACACTGCAGGTTCAAGCCTTGGACACAACAGGCTTTGACCCACCAGCTGTGCGATAAGCGCACCTTCACCAGACGTCCATGGGATACAACTACGCAAGTCTCTTCAGACGATGCACCACACAGCTACAGGCTACCAGGTGTGTCAGTTGAGAGACACGCCTGTGACGCGGCTGAATTTAGGAGAGGGAACTGAGGCACTCTGGAGACACGCCTCTTGGcgaagcaggcacacacacctggggtgAATTACCTGATCAGTGCCAGGTTTCAAAGGGTACCTCTTTTCAGGGTAGGCACTGAGGCCAGGAAACAGATCACACAAGAGCGACAGAAGAAATGTATCTTAAAAGTTCAGGGTCTGGCGGAAAACCAAACCTTTTGATTTACTttgttaaactgtttaaatatactgatttttgaaatatatcatTTTGAGCCAGGACCCTACgaaagagatttatttatttatttatttatttacttttcttctTGTGTCCTCTTATAAACAGACAAATAtaacaaatgtaataaataatttggCGCACTGTGCAGGTAGCTTCTGATGCCCCATCTTCAGCCATACCACTCTCATGAACACTCATAACAACCACAGCCTCAGGAATGGCAGGGATGGATCTTAAGAATCTGGGATTTGACGATCTGATTAATATGCACAGTCTGCGGTGTCGCTTCCGTGTTCAGAGTGTAATAGTCGCTCACGGGCGCGCTCTAGTTACCATCCTCCGGGCATCGGCGCTGCCGAAACACTGGTGCTGGATGTACTGGGCCGCAGAGACCTGCAGATCCGTGTTCTCCTGGTTCAGCAGACCCATGGCCTTCTCCAGGGTCAGCTCTGTCGCCTGACCCTCCGATTTCCTACCAGGAAGAGAACAGGTGCAAGGCATGGATAAGGGCATACAGTATAACCAACACCTTCACAGAAGATAATGAATATCAATGACACACATTTCTGCATTAAGGAATGAGTCTGGAGCTCACAGATATTCAGGTTTGTTGCGAACAAACTGCAAGCAAGACTGACGTTTGGGTTTTTGTAGAAACGCTGGTCTTGCCTGCGGTTTGTTCATAATAAAGCTGAATATCTGTGAGCTCCAGACTTGCTCCTTCATCTCAGTTTGCTGGCCCGTCTCTGAGAAGCACCGGATCATCGTGTTATTTGGCAGATACTCTGTGACACATTTCTGCATCCCTGATtcattcttgaaaaaaaataccacacaattcTTCCCCTTGACTTTGATTTGAGAGACACAGAGTTACTGTGTAAGAACAACAGTCAACCATCAACTATTCAATGAATGTTCCTGGATGCTTTAAAGTCTGTGAGAAGCATTGAAATGAGCATGAACAGTTTCCACTCTAGGAAAATAAAGTTTATGTTAAAAAGAAGACCATAACACAAAATTCCTGTAATCCTCTACGGTGGAGAATCTTGTCTGTTCTTCAGAACTCTTCAGTTTTTGTGTGGAATCTAAATGGGCTTGAGCTTCTGAGAAACAGAAAGCAGCTGTGAGTGAAGAACGGGCCTTTGATTTGGGAGAGAATTAGAGTCTGGTTTGCTAATCCTGGATGTGTGGGCGCGTGATGGGAAGTGCCTAAGGGCCCAAATCTTCGACAAAGGCGTGCTCCTTTGGAGACAATATGAGCCAATGGGACAGCCTAAGCCCCCGCAAGTCTGTGTGGGCACCCATGTGATAGGGCCAAGGCCTACGGCATGCATATTCCTGCATAAGACACAGCCGTCACAACAAAGAACTTACtggaaattatattaaaaaacacaagacATATTATAGATGTATCCCACCATCGGACCGATGTGTCATTTGGTGCCTCATCAGTGGGGACAGTATTAAAAAGGTAAACTGACCTCACGGCTCACGGATATGAGAGTTTGCCTTCAGCGGCCTTACCCCTGGACGATGTTTCCGTTGGCCATCGACTGCTGGGCCTGGAGTCTGGTCACCGGCTGTATCCGACCGGCGTCCACCTCCATGCTGGCCATGGACGTGGAGTACGAGATCGGATTTGTGGGGGGGTGCGAGTTCTGCCTCATGCCCTGGACTTTGGTCGCCTGGCGGACTCGTTGGAGCATGGCGTACCCCTCCGAATGCTGCCGGCTGAGGAAGAACTGATGCTCAGCCTGCCGGCTGCTCGCGAACGCCTCCTGGTGGTGGCTGTTGGCCATAACGGGGCTGGTCGGATCGAAGACCGAGTCGTTGAGGAGGACCATGGGCTTTGGGGCCTGCCCCAGCCTCATGCTGTGGATCATCTCGGAGCGGGCGGAGCTCTGGGACAGCCCCACGGCCTGGGACCGAACCGCCTGCGCGTTGCGGCTGCTGGACAGGCTGCGGACGGGCAAGGTGTAGGCCCCCCCGTAGGACATCCCGTAGCGCGCGCTCCCCTGGCACGGACGGGAGCCCAGCGAATTCGGCTGGCCAGCGGCCTCGGCCCTCACGGTCATCCTCTTGGTGCTCTCTTTCCACGCGAATCGGCCGGACGAGCGCTCCCTACCCCAGGAGCCCCCGTTCATGTGACCTGTGGAGGAACACTTCGGCACGGGAGGAAGAGCAGAGAAACGACAGCAGTCAGGAAGCATCTGAGGTTACGCTAGGAGGGACTCataggggctgctgggtggctcatcatAGTAAAGCACCGGTTAAGTGCACGGACAGgccctatggtctggtatcaaatctgGACTGAGCCAATCCTGACACATAACTGGCTGTAGCATTGCCCAGGGATAGAAGTGATTCACTTGGCTGACGTGACCACGTATCAGCATTCACCAGCAACCCCTACTGCTCAATTGGGCATCTTAAATCTGCCTGCTACACAAGCTATGCAGgaagatatgtttttttttttttttttaatgttttgaaattttttttccccatttatttCAAAACTTGATCAATATGATTGGTAGACCTTGTGGAATAATATAAAATTGCTGAAAAACAGAGTAAGTCCAGGGCGGGAGTTCACCAGGGACTCCCGTTCATTACGGCTACCCAGTTGCACGTTTTCAGCTTCGCTGTGATTGATTTTGTATTCTGAGATCGAGCTGAAGTCATTACTAACTGGCAGGGCACCTGGAACCGATATTTCCGGTTTGAAACCAGAAGTACGTTCTCTGCTTATAATGCTACTCTGAGAAGCGAATCACGTTCGCCAAGTTAGGCACCGCATGGAGAAATTACTGCAGCGTATACTGCTTAACCTGCGTCAAGGCCTCACTTGGCCAGTTTAGATGTAATATAGTGCAAAGCCACAGTTCTAGTGCTAAAGTACGACCACAGGACAAACTTAAAAGAGAGGGAGCACCTGGAACGACTGACATATGAAACAATAACATATCAAACAACCATTTCCAGCCACTTCAAATGTATCTGCATTTTGGCTTCAGTTTTTCCCGGCCTTGGCACACAGAACCAATACGCAGTAAAACcagccattacatttttttccccaagtgtCCCCTCTTTTAATTCTGTCTTGTTCTCCTAAGGGaccgtgcacatgcacattgcTGTCTTCGAGTCCTCTGTAGCACCAAAGGACACTGCTTCTGTTTCCTAAACACGATCTAGCAGCCAAGAAGCCAGTGCACACTGTGGACGCTGACTCAGGGTGAAATGTACACCACGTTTTAGCACTGTCCATTCAGCTCCATTCCCTCCTGAGGTGATGGTATTTCCACCAGTGTCTCGCTAATTAATGTTCCTAGCACAGCAGCAGTCAGCCAGAACAATAAAGGCCCAGATAGAAAATGTACGAGAGCAGCTTCTCATTACCGATAACGTACTCTCTGGTAAAGATCACCGAACCATCAGGAAATGTTCTGTGAAGACTCCAAAAGCTGGCACCCGAGTGAGTTTCAGTCCCTGGCTTGTCCTGGGTGCCTTTGAGAGTACAGCAAGTGCCTAACCTGCATATACCTGCGGTACATGTGGTGATTGATGCATGACAGCACCTTATTAGCCGAACCACACATTTCAATGCCTCAAGTTGAGGTCATTCTCTTTTTGCACTCACTTATGAAAATTAATACAGAGCTCCCACCTTAAACTGgcaaagaaaaccaaaaaggaGGCGGGCGAGATGTGAGACATTAAAACAACACCTGGAATCTGCCACAACCATTTGACAGACACTAAGACACACAAgattttgtgactttttttttttggcccacaGCAGTAAACCGGCCATTAGTACGATGTATCTTAATATGACACATTTTTCCAGAAGACAACATAGAAACAAACTAACTAACAAGATCCCcactaaaaaaacatttactattATTAACCATTCAAATAAACGATTCAATTACGTACAAGCGGCGTGATTTCAGTTCACCATCAAGGTTACGAACATCTCCCCCATACACAAAGAGACGTGTGTCTCCCGACCCGGTCCCCTCTGCCCATAGGGCAGGCATATCATCGCTTGCTGGTGACACGCAACGCTCTTTGCGTTTCCTGTCCCTCGACTGACCCATACATAAAATCGATATGGCCACAGTGCACCCTgaatgagggagaaaaaaaaaaaaaaaagttcccagTCCCAGCTGCTGGAAATAATCCTCAACATTAGTTTTTCGCTGCACATCAAAGTGCCTCTGTTTGGCAGACGGTATGACCCCATCCAGACAGCCTCGAGCTGTTGGCAGAGGGCTTGTTACTCCCCGCTTTTTTACGCGGTGCTCTCCAGCGTTCTTGTAAGCCAAACCGTGCGCCGACTGTTTACTGCTACATCGACCGGGAAGGCTGCTGGAACAGGAaagtattcattaaataaatcctTGAGGTAAACTTTCCTATTCCTGTTGtgaatttagctttttttattagctagctacatagctGTAAATAGTAGGCTAGTGTTGAAAAATAACTGTTTACTCTGAGGTTGACTTGCAATTCTTTGGTGTCATCTATCAAAAAGCATTCACTAGCGAGCTAACGTTAGTATAAATTGGCAAACTAGTATaggtaaataaatatacatccaCTATCATTTGTAACTTTTCAACTCATGCTTCCCCAACATTGCGTCAATAATAAGAGTGAGACTCTGGCAGGGCTGAATCGGATAACCTTGCCTGAGCATTCAGTCACTTAGACTTGTCTGGCTCAGGAACACTGGTCTACATGTAACTTCACCATTAGGAAATCCCTGCTTACTATATTCTTCCAGTGATACCCATATTGAGGGAAAGGCCATAGCATCtggtcttatttta is part of the Anguilla anguilla isolate fAngAng1 chromosome 7, fAngAng1.pri, whole genome shotgun sequence genome and encodes:
- the pkp2 gene encoding plakophilin-2; the protein is MDLGNMASVKKKNFFKSVLPAEEFFLRDVEDTSLALPMEGQVTTSQSHSGDRVQQQVQLTLARKGKRTISNGNLYPSRNQTSADTASAPDSASGLLYRKCSSTGHMNGGSWGRERSSGRFAWKESTKRMTVRAEAAGQPNSLGSRPCQGSARYGMSYGGAYTLPVRSLSSSRNAQAVRSQAVGLSQSSARSEMIHSMRLGQAPKPMVLLNDSVFDPTSPVMANSHHQEAFASSRQAEHQFFLSRQHSEGYAMLQRVRQATKVQGMRQNSHPPTNPISYSTSMASMEVDAGRIQPVTRLQAQQSMANGNIVQGKSEGQATELTLEKAMGLLNQENTDLQVSAAQYIQHQCFGSADARRMVFYLHGVPKLIGLLKVDNEQLQAAAAGALRNVVFESNDNKVEVKDNSGIPVALQLLNTNRSIEIRKQLTGLLWNLSSNDILKEYLAKEAPQTLTKSVLIPCSGIYEGENPKDDMLADPDTFFNATGCLRNMSSSGPDGRKIMRECDTLIDSLVHYIRGSIADYIPDDKSTENCVCILHNLTYQMEAELPQKYVVKIAESQKSPVAKNKSPGCFGVRSTKALENLEKEGPLLEEKSNPQGVEWLWSPITVRMYLSLMARSSRRYSKEAALGALQNITAGNGLVSHAMACTIVKKEGGLQQVKKILEEDEPAVKRTAVSLLRNLSHYEELHSDIVQQVLPELLAMLPDPDANAQPPTEVTVSLCNILLNLCQNAPPNARAILSQGGLKKIVAISAKDFGNIPSRESQAASVLLHAMWRHTELHGVYKKAGYKKPAFINSRTTKAVNFVHE